In Actinomadura luteofluorescens, the sequence GGGCAGTTCCTCCGCAACGGGCCCAACCCGCGTACAGGCTGGTCGCCGCACTCCTTCTCGGGTGACGGCATGGTCCACGCCATCGCTCTCGACGGCGGCAGGGCGCGCTGGTATCGCAACCGGTATGTGCGCACGCCGCTGTACGAGCACCCCGGCCAGTCGCGCTTCGCCCTTGCCTTCGACCGGGAGACGGGCCGGATCGATTACCGTGTCACCACCGCCAACACCCACCTGGTCACGCACGCGGGCCGCCTGTTGGCGTTGGAGGAGGGCGGCTTCCCCTACGAGGTGGCACCCGACCTCGCCACGATCGGGGCGCACACCTTCGACGGGGCCCTTCAGACCCCGATGACCGCGCACCCGAAGACCTGCCCGATCACGGGAGAATTGCTGTTCTTCGGCTACCAGCTGCGCCCGCCGTACCTGACCTACTACCGGGCTTCGGCCGCCGGCGAGATAGTCCAAATGCGGGCCGTGGACGTGCCGCGGGCGACGATGATGCACGACTTCGCCATCACCCGCCACCATGTGATCTTCATGGACCTGCCGGTCGTCTTCGACGCCGCCCAGGCCGCAGCAGGCGGGCCCCCGTGGCGCTGGGACGAGGGGCACCGCGCCCGTTTCGGTGTGCTGGCGCGTACGGCCGTCAACGACGCGCCCGTACGCTGGTTCGACGTCACCTCCTGCTACGTGTGGCACACCATGAACGCCTACGAGAACCCCGAAGGCGACACGATCACCGTCACCGGCACCCGCGTCCCCACTTTGTGGCGCAGCGGCGCCGACGACCTGGAGGGCGCGCTCCCGGTCGTGTACCGCTGGACGCTGGACCTGAGGTCGGGCGCGGTCGCCGAGGCGCCGCTCGACGACGCACCCAGCGAATACCCCCGGGTGGCCGACTCGATGCTCGGGCTCTCCCACCGTTACGGCTACACGACGAGCTTCAGCCTGGACGCCGAACCCGATCGGTCGCAGATCTACGCCTACGACCTCACCAGCGGTGGCACACGAGCTGCGCACCGCCTGCCTGCAGGCCACACCTGCGGCGAAGCCGTCTTCGTGCCCCGGGCTGGAACCGGCGAGAACGAGGGCTACCTGATGACGTTCGCCCACGACCGTGGCGCCGGCACGAGTTACCTGGCCATTCTGAACGCCGCCGACCTCGACGCGCCCCCGATCGCCGAGGTGCACCTCCCCGTGCGCATCCCCGCGGGCTTCCACGGCAACTGGATCCCGGCACGAGCATCAGGGCCCCCACGCGCGGGCCGGTGACCGTCGGCCTCCCACCGCAGCTCTGCAACGGTGCACTGAGCACCCGCGCGCTGGTCTTCTTCCGCAGCCACGATTCACACACCTGGAATATCGCCGCCGCCTCGGCGGGCGTGTGCGGCCGGGCCCCGGAACTGGATCTGTGTTCTGGAGTTCACGAACAGTTTTCTAAGAAGGGTGTCTCCCGTGGGGAACTTGGTGAGTTCTTGTAGCAGGTGATGGAGGTGGCGGGGGTGAGGAAGGTGTTGAACAGGTGGCCTTGGCGTTCGTAGCGGACGGTCGGCCGCTGGTAGCCAAACAGCCAGGCCAGCGTTCGTTTGACGGCCCAGCCATGGTGGTCTTGGCACTCGCCGGACTCGATGGCGGGTTGGCACGATCCCGTCGCCGCAGCCAGGCCCGGTGCTCGGCGGAGTGGTCCGCCTTATCGGCACGCATTGTCACCGGCCGCTGCCAACACGCCCCACGGCGCGTTCGGATCGCTGGCAATTCCATCAGCATTGGCTTGACATGGTTAAGGCATCGGGCTCGGGGGCTGCCGGAGGCGACCCATGGAGATCTCGCTGCAGACTGCCGTCCAGCAGGCGTGGTGCACCCGGTCCGCTCGGCGGCGCGGTATGCCTCCAAGGCCCACTGGAGCCGGCTCATCCGCGGACCTGTGGGTGGCGCTACCTGCTCGGAGGTCCACCCGGTGATCGGCCATGCGGCGCTCGGTCAGCGTCGTCGGCGTCATCGTTGACGAGCAGGGTCGGCCCCTGCTCGTGCGCCGCTGAGACCGCGGCCCAGCGACATCCCTGCGGCGTGCGACAGCCACGTGAAGTTTGCTGCCTTCGTTACCATGATCGGCCGGATCGGGGCCGGTCGGCGCGCCCCCTTTTCGCGCGGACCTTGGCGGCGTCCACGATCGTCGACGCCCAGTCCACCTGCGCTTGCGCTCGGTGCTCGTCCTGCACGGCATGGCGCACTCGCGGCCACAGTCCTGCCCTGGTCCATGCGGTGAACCGCCGATGGGCCGTTGGCACGCTCACCCCGAACTCATCCGGCAGATGCCGCCACGCGTGCCCGCTGGTCAGCACGTACACGATCGCGGTGAACACCTCCCGATCGTCCACCGGCACCGTCCCGCCACCCTGCCAACGCGGCGTGAACTCCGGGATCAACGGCTCAACAATCGCCCACAGCTCATCCGGCACCAATCGGAGCCCAAGATCGGACGACACGATCCCCGGCCGCGCCTCCCCCGGCGCGGCCGTGTGAGACCCCCTCTTCATATGTGGGCGCACAGGAAGCTCCATGGCCGATGGTCCAGGTCGTTGACAACTCGCCGGCTGGCTCGAGGCCTTCGCCGCGGTGGCCGAGGCTGGGGTTGCCTGGCGGCGCATCCATCCTGGCCAGGGTCCTTCCCCGAGCTCTCCTGAGGCAGAGCGGTCGATTCTGTCGGTCGTGTCGGTGACCAGGATGGTCGTGGTGTCTTGTGTGGGGGTGTGGTGGCGCGGGCGGGCGGTACCGCCCCCATCGCGGCACCGCCCGCCCGTCCTAGACGGGTCAGCCTCTGAGGAGGGAGACGCCCATGCTGGACAGGGCCCGGCCGATGGGTTCGTGGATCATTCCGCATCCGGAGTTGGGGCCGCCGCTCAGGATGCCGTGGGCGTAGTTGCCGTAGAAGACGCCGCTACCGCT encodes:
- a CDS encoding transposase produces the protein MPDELWAIVEPLIPEFTPRWQGGGTVPVDDREVFTAIVYVLTSGHAWRHLPDEFGVSVPTAHRRFTAWTRAGLWPRVRHAVQDEHRAQAQVDWASTIVDAAKVRAKRGRADRPRSGRSW
- a CDS encoding carotenoid oxygenase family protein, coding for MSEIVPLHLAGNNAPVPEEVTLEPSKVVGEIPAELSGQFLRNGPNPRTGWSPHSFSGDGMVHAIALDGGRARWYRNRYVRTPLYEHPGQSRFALAFDRETGRIDYRVTTANTHLVTHAGRLLALEEGGFPYEVAPDLATIGAHTFDGALQTPMTAHPKTCPITGELLFFGYQLRPPYLTYYRASAAGEIVQMRAVDVPRATMMHDFAITRHHVIFMDLPVVFDAAQAAAGGPPWRWDEGHRARFGVLARTAVNDAPVRWFDVTSCYVWHTMNAYENPEGDTITVTGTRVPTLWRSGADDLEGALPVVYRWTLDLRSGAVAEAPLDDAPSEYPRVADSMLGLSHRYGYTTSFSLDAEPDRSQIYAYDLTSGGTRAAHRLPAGHTCGEAVFVPRAGTGENEGYLMTFAHDRGAGTSYLAILNAADLDAPPIAEVHLPVRIPAGFHGNWIPARASGPPRAGR